From a region of the Archocentrus centrarchus isolate MPI-CPG fArcCen1 chromosome 18, fArcCen1, whole genome shotgun sequence genome:
- the psip1b gene encoding hepatoma-derived growth factor-related protein 2 — MPGKNGDQFKPGDLVFAKMKGFPHWPARICKSDEEYKKRVPVFFYGTHQIGYLPPENIVPFVGNKMKYGSGVRIKGFTEGMWEIQNTPGIGSKIKVPGKASIESTPAKPPSATKATPAKPTSATKSTPAKLASASKTASAATKSAPSRPDPDSKPAADRRHTLTGEKEAAGKTATRASARLAPEQSEESKQASTPKAAPAAGAAETVATTRSRRAASSSPGGTGGITSESTTPAKNKKETAAVRASVGETTAASKDKVKSTSDTPAKEAKPAEASDESKEAASPTRTRRRAADSKIDVEQQKTALAVTTPGGKKKKKEAVEEEEERRESRGVKRRKEEEVQKKNQEEKEEEKEDGKGGKTRRDEKVEQKKASEEKKEESQGVKRRNEEEIHKKMDQEKEKEDNKGVKRRREEKKDEEVQKKANEKKKEDGEEKEEGREVKRKREEEVKKKSQDISEGKKDAMTKEKTTKERRSKRNKEQEKEMEEERREVETRQAEKEEKKDEKTRRERSVEAREMRRTREKEAQQQTKEDTSEEKRDLRRGGEEEKEKKKVEEEKTKRERSTEARETRRTREKEAEQQTRKDAPEAKRDLQREGEEEKEKKVEEEKTRRERSAEARETRRTREKEAQQKMKDISEEKNDVRSKEEEKEKKKVEEEKTRRERSTEARETRRTGEKEAQQKRKDISEEKKEVRSKEEEKEKKKVEEEQKEKTERRGAASNDERQRHLAAKRESVLKSLRGLLRAGRGARRREAMKSVQRSSDGVKKRRAGSPTRSKKESAAAMKTSEKKKEGSKKEGGKISEKTREIEKAEKARDVEKKKSDEEKKDERKIIGKIVKATAKQGTKVQVKTMMGGTAMKEEDKLGGTRAKVEEKKIEEKVEKKKKSAEEKKSNDGKVKKSVEVERKSERTRVATDEKKAKSVTEVEKKENKREAEAEKKSRADETAAKRKEEVKKEEEEKPKKEEKAEKSKSQEKKGEKNPDANEKGGQGSSGEEKKSDGANRTETSMEVERKSSEGESKPEAEQQRKSSTVTLTDSTLHRIHGDIRISLKNDNPDIRKCLTALDQLSMVYVTSQHVQRHSELVATLRKMRYYRANQDIMDKASMLYNRFKNAFLVGEGEEVVSAAFLRSLLEEKEQEEAQRVERCREGLSREELLQEVKRRMGQVKEKRRADGGEEEEEDDKAGAPVDSS; from the exons GTACCGGGAAAGGCAAGCATAGAGAGTACACCTGCCAAACCGCCTTCTGCAACCAAAGCAACACCTGCTAAACCAACATCAGCAACCAAATCTACACCTGCTAAACTGGCATCTGCTTCTAAAACTGCAAGTGCTGCCACTAAATCAGCTCCCAGCAGACCTGATCCAGACAGTAAGCCAGCTGCTGACAGGAGACACACACTTACAGGCGAAAAGGAAGCTGCTGGAAAAACTGCCACACGAGCTTCAGCAAGACTGGCTCCAGAGCAAAGTGAAGAGTCCAAACAGGCTTCAACTCCTAAAGCTGCCCCCGCTGCAGGTGCTGCAGAGACTGTTGCAACTACACGAAGCAGAAGGGCAGCAAGCAGTAGCCCGGGAGGTACAGGAGGGATTACAAGTGAAAGCACCACCCCAGCCAAAAATAAGAAAGAG acagcagcagtcagAGCTTCAGTGGGTGAAACCACAGCAGCAAGTAAAGATAAGGTTAAAAGCACCTCTGACACTCCAGCAAAGGAAGCCAAACCGGCTGAAGCCTCTGATGAAAGTAAAGAAGCCGCAAGTCCGACCAGGACCAGGCGCCGAGCCGCGGATTCAAAG ATTGATGTGGAGCAGCAGAAGACGGCTCTGGCTGTGACGACTCCAggtgggaagaagaagaaaaaggaggcggtcgaggaggaggaagaaaggagagagagcCGAGGAGTcaagaggagaaaagaggaggaggtgcagaAGAAAAatcaggaggagaaagaggaggaaaaggaagatggcaaaggaggaaagacaaggAGAGATGAGAAGGTGGAGCAGAAAAAAGCAAGTgaggagaagaaggaagagAGCCAAGGAGTGAAGAGGAGGAACGAGGAGGAGATTCACAAGAAGATGGATCAGGAGAAGGAAAAGGAAGACAACAAAGGAGTCAAGAGGAGACGAGAGGAGAAGAAAGATGAGGAGGTACAGAAGAAGGCaaatgagaagaagaaagaggacggggaagaaaaggaagaggGCCGAGAAGtcaagaggaagagagaagaggaggtgaagaagaaaagcCAGGACATCAGCGAAGGAAAGAAAGACGCAATGACCAAAGAAAAGACGACGAAAGAGAGACGATCAAAAAGGAACAAAGAGCAGGAGAAGGAAATGGAGGAGGAAAGACGGGAAGTAGAGACAAGGCAAGctgagaaggaggagaagaaagacGAGAAGACAAGGAGAGAAAGGAGCGTGGAGGCCAGAGAGATGAGGAGGACGAGGGAAAAGGAGGCACAGCAGCAAACAAAGGAGGACACttcagaagaaaagagagatttaaggagaggaggggaggaggaaaaggagaagaagaaggtggaagaggagaagacaaagagagagaggagcacaGAGGCCAGAGAAACGAGAAGGACGAGGGAAAAGGAGGCAGAACAGCAAACCAGGAAGGATGCTCCTGAAGCAAAGAGAGATTTACAAAGAGAAggggaggaggaaaaggagaagaaggTGGAAGAGGAGAAGACTAGGAGGGAAAGGAGCGCAGAGGCTAGAGAAACAAGGAGGACGAGGGAAAAGGAGGCgcagcagaaaatgaaagaCATTTCAGAAGAGAAGAATGACGTGAGAAgtaaagaggaggaaaaggagaagaagaaggtggAAGAGGAGAAGACGAGGAGGGAAAGGAGCACGGAGGCTAGAGAAACGAGAAGGACGGGAGAAAAGGAGGCGCAGCAGAAAAGGAAGGACAtttcagaagaaaagaaagaggtgagaagtaaagaggaggaaaaggagaagaagaaggtggAAGAGGAGCAGAAGGAGAAAACGGAAAGGAGAGGTGCTGCTTCAAACGATGAG CGACAGCGCCACCTGGCTGCCAAGAGGGAGAGCGTGTTAAAGTCTCTGAGGGGTCTGCTGAGGGCCGGGAGAGGAGCGAGGAGGAGGGAGGCGATGAAGAGCGTTCA GAGAAGCAGCGATGgagtgaagaagaggagagctGGAAGTCCGACAAGGAGCAAGAAGGAGTCGGCCGCAGCCATGAAAAcgtcagagaagaagaaagaaggctCCAagaaggaggggggaaaaatatCGGAGAAGACACGGGAAAtagaaaaggcagaaaaagcGAGAGAcgtggagaagaagaagagcgaTGAAGAAAAGAAGGACGAGAGAAAAATAATTGGAAAGATCGTCAAGGCAACAGCCAAGCAGGGGACAAAAGTCCAGGTGAAGACAATGATGGGAGGAACGGCCATGAAGGAAGAGGACAAGCTGGGAGGAACAAGGGCGAAGGTGGAGGAGAAAAAGATAGAGGAgaaggtggagaagaagaagaagagcgctgaagaaaaaaagtccAACGATGGGAAGGTGAAGAAAAGCGTCGAGGTCGAGAGGAAATCCGAAAGGACGAGAGTGGCGACGGATGAGAAAAAAGCCAAGAGCGTGACGGAGGTGGAGAAGAAGGAGAACAAGAGGGAGGCggaagcagagaagaagagcaGAGCCGACGAGACggcagcaaaaagaaaagaagaggtgaagaaggaggaggaagaaaagccaaaaaaggaggaaaaggcagaaaaatcCAAATCGCAAGAGAAGAAGGGCGAGAAAAATCCTGATGCCAACGAGAAGGGAGGACAGGGGAGTAGCGGCGAGGAGAAGAAGAGCGACGGCGCGAACAGAACTGAGACATCGATGGAGGTGGAGAGGAAGAGCagtgaaggagaaagtaaaCCGGAggcggagcagcagaggaagagcTCGACGGTGACGTTGACAGACTCGACGCTGCACCGGATCCACGGAGACATCCGGATTTCTCTGAAGAACGACAATCCT GACATCAGGAAGTGTCTGACAGCGCTGGATCAGCTCAGTATGGTCTATGTGACCTCCCAACATGTCCAGAGACACAGCGAGCTCGTCGCCACGCTCAGGAAG ATGCGTTACTATCGGGCGAACCAGGACATCATGGACAAAGCGTCGATGCTCTACAACCGCTTCAAGAACGCCTTCCtggtgggggagggggaggaggtggTGAGCGCTGCCTTCCTGCGCTCGCTGCTGGAGgagaaggagcaggaggaggcgCAGAGGGTGGAGCGCTGCAGGGAGGGGCTGAGcagggaggagctgctgcaggaggtgaaGAGGCGCATGGGGCAGGtgaaggagaagaggagggCCGAtgggggagaggaggaggaggaggacgataAAGCTGGAG ctccaGTGGACTCTTCCTGA